From a single Bacillus pumilus genomic region:
- the mutL gene encoding DNA mismatch repair endonuclease MutL: MTKIIQLSDDLSNKIAAGEVVERPASVVKELVENAIDASSTVIEIDVEEAGLSSIRIIDNGVGIDAEDCKLAFQRHATSKIKDENDLFRVRTLGFRGEALPSIASVSHLEMKTSTGEGAGTHLALQGGKIISEKKTSGRRGTEMIVTNLFYNTPARLKYMKTVHTELGNISDVVNRIALAHPEVSIRLRHQGKVLLQTNGNGDVRHVLAAIYGTAVAKKMVPLHVQSLDFEVKGYISLPEVTRASRNYMSSVVNGRYVKHFPLVKAIHEGYHTLLPIGRHPITFIEMKMDPILVDVNVHPSKLEVRLSKEQELHELIKQGIKGVFQKQQLIPSASVPKKAPMPAIKNEQQSLTFDAKQGKPSQTETPLSYQPEPLESVVYETSQTGTYGLLEQEKRETLSPAFYEEAPPESVHLEESAASLEYEETVLKEEVTDIISENERVPVMYPIGQMHGTYILAQNERGLYIIDQHAAQERIKYEYYREKVGEIEQEVQEMLVPLTFHYSKNDMLIIEEHKDILTKVGVFLEPFGSGSYIVRSHPQWFPKGEEAELIEEIIQQVLDEKRVDIKKLREEAAIMMSCKGSIKANRHLRNDEIKALLDELRQTKDPFTCPHGRPIIIHHSTYEMEKMFKRVM, translated from the coding sequence ATGACAAAGATTATTCAGTTATCCGATGACCTATCCAATAAAATTGCTGCAGGTGAAGTAGTCGAGCGCCCAGCTTCTGTCGTCAAGGAACTTGTGGAAAATGCGATCGATGCCAGTAGTACGGTGATTGAAATCGATGTAGAAGAAGCAGGTCTTTCTTCGATTAGAATCATTGATAATGGTGTTGGAATCGATGCTGAAGATTGTAAGCTCGCCTTTCAGCGCCATGCAACGAGTAAAATCAAAGATGAGAATGACCTGTTCCGTGTCAGAACGCTCGGATTCAGGGGAGAGGCGCTGCCAAGTATCGCATCCGTCTCTCATTTAGAAATGAAAACTAGTACTGGTGAAGGAGCCGGGACACACCTGGCTCTGCAAGGCGGAAAGATCATTTCAGAGAAAAAAACCTCTGGCCGACGCGGCACGGAGATGATCGTCACCAATTTATTTTACAATACACCCGCCCGCTTAAAATACATGAAAACCGTTCATACGGAGCTTGGCAACATCTCGGATGTCGTCAATCGAATTGCGCTAGCTCATCCAGAAGTATCGATTCGCTTGCGACATCAAGGAAAAGTTCTACTTCAAACGAATGGAAACGGAGATGTGCGGCATGTGCTTGCGGCCATTTACGGGACAGCTGTGGCGAAAAAAATGGTGCCGCTGCATGTGCAATCACTTGATTTTGAAGTGAAAGGATATATTTCATTACCAGAAGTGACAAGGGCATCACGGAATTATATGTCTTCTGTTGTGAACGGCAGATATGTCAAACATTTCCCTCTCGTAAAAGCGATCCATGAAGGGTATCATACGCTGCTGCCGATTGGCCGCCATCCGATTACATTTATAGAGATGAAGATGGACCCCATTTTGGTGGATGTGAACGTGCACCCTTCGAAGCTTGAAGTGAGACTAAGTAAAGAGCAGGAACTTCATGAGCTGATCAAACAAGGTATTAAGGGCGTTTTTCAAAAGCAACAGCTCATTCCAAGTGCTTCCGTGCCAAAGAAAGCACCAATGCCAGCTATCAAAAATGAGCAGCAATCCTTAACCTTTGATGCGAAACAAGGAAAGCCAAGCCAAACGGAAACACCACTTTCCTATCAGCCTGAGCCGCTCGAATCAGTTGTATATGAGACAAGTCAGACCGGCACATATGGGCTGCTTGAGCAGGAAAAGAGAGAGACGTTATCACCTGCATTTTATGAAGAAGCGCCACCTGAGAGTGTTCATTTAGAGGAATCCGCAGCTTCACTTGAATATGAAGAGACGGTACTGAAAGAAGAAGTGACAGACATCATTTCAGAAAATGAACGGGTTCCTGTCATGTATCCAATCGGACAAATGCACGGAACATATATATTGGCTCAAAATGAACGAGGGCTTTATATTATCGATCAGCATGCGGCCCAGGAGCGAATCAAGTATGAGTATTATCGTGAGAAGGTTGGAGAGATCGAACAGGAAGTGCAAGAAATGCTCGTCCCATTGACATTTCACTACTCGAAAAACGATATGCTCATTATTGAAGAGCATAAAGATATTCTAACGAAAGTGGGCGTCTTCTTAGAGCCTTTCGGTTCAGGTAGCTACATTGTTCGGTCGCACCCCCAGTGGTTTCCGAAAGGGGAAGAGGCTGAACTGATTGAAGAGATCATTCAACAAGTGCTTGATGAAAAGCGTGTTGATATCAAAAAATTGAGAGAAGAAGCAGCGATCATGATGAGCTGCAAAGGCTCTATCAAAGCAAATCGTCATTTGAGAAATGATGAAATCAAAGCCCTATTAGATGAACTCCGGCAAACAAAGGACCCTTTCACCTGCCCGCACGGCCGGCCGATCATCATTCATCATTCGACATATGAAATGGAGAAAATGTTTAAACGGGTGATGTGA
- the bslA gene encoding biofilm surface layer hydrophobin BslA, protein MKKTWTILMMGMLTLVMALSVPLAASAEGAKTEDGKASTNARPAELYAKITGTSKQEWSFSDIELTYRPNSVLSIGAIEFTLPAGFQATTKDIFNGKALKDKHILNNGKTVRIPGRFDLLGSSQYKLQLSHKVLPAAGTYTFRAENRALSIGSTFYAEDTLDIQKRPIVVTPPNPCGC, encoded by the coding sequence ATGAAAAAAACATGGACAATTCTCATGATGGGGATGCTCACACTGGTCATGGCATTATCAGTACCGCTTGCCGCATCCGCAGAAGGAGCCAAAACGGAGGATGGCAAAGCATCAACCAATGCAAGACCAGCTGAACTTTATGCCAAAATTACAGGTACAAGTAAGCAGGAATGGTCTTTCTCTGACATTGAGCTGACGTACCGTCCAAATTCTGTTTTAAGCATCGGTGCCATTGAGTTCACATTGCCTGCAGGCTTTCAAGCGACAACAAAAGACATCTTCAACGGTAAAGCATTAAAAGACAAACACATTTTGAACAACGGAAAAACGGTCCGCATTCCGGGTAGATTCGATTTATTAGGAAGCTCACAATATAAATTACAACTTTCACATAAAGTACTTCCTGCTGCAGGTACATATACATTCCGTGCAGAAAACCGTGCGCTCAGCATTGGTTCCACATTTTATGCAGAAGATACATTGGATATTCAAAAGCGACCAATAGTCGTTACACCACCAAATCCTTGTGGATGCTAA